One genomic segment of Penaeus chinensis breed Huanghai No. 1 chromosome 13, ASM1920278v2, whole genome shotgun sequence includes these proteins:
- the LOC125031855 gene encoding pistil-specific extensin-like protein isoform X2 yields MQETIMSHGEEKQPPRIRDLDISEERVKELCKEMNDLNRRMREIGRKLNQLRMDCALLTIEQATLCDPVTRDALSLAFQGKTYFAYTPDQPEPSAGTPSDSHAPPPSAEPVAAVREEGGGTGEGLPKFSERCAEEGNLLDANGTGKAPGLAERRTSQPDEQHAGSSLRHFDVDLTKPPPGRDPGHPDAVGGRYSVPPPPLPPPNPCSRDSVSLPFPPPPPPPPPGWNAEISALALQTAIPPEVDLTKPPPRWTLPGTAAAPLGENPEGEGLGAGDESPV; encoded by the exons ATGCAAGAGACGATCATGTCACACGGAGAAGAAAAGCAACCTCCTCGTATTAGGGACCTGGATATCAGCGAAGAGAGGGTAAAAGAACTTTGCAAAGAGATGAATGATTTGAACAGAAGGATGAGAGAAATCGGAAGAAAGCTCAACCAACTGAGAA TGGACTGTGCCCTTTTGACAATAGAGCAAGCCACCCTCTGCGACCCCGTGACGCGCGACGCCCTCTCCCTGGCCTTCCAGGGAAAGACATACTTCGCATACACTCCCGACCAGCCGGAGCCGTCGGCTGGGACGCCCAGCGattctcatgctcctcctccatcCGCGGAGCCTGTAGCCGCAGTtcgcgaagaaggaggagggacaggagagggatTGCCCAAGTTTTCTGAGAGGTGCGCAGAGGAAGGAAATCTGCTCGATGCGAACGGGACCGGCAAGGCTCCCGGATTGGCTGAACGGAGGACTTCCCAGCCGGACGAGCAGCACGCCGGCAGTTCCCTCCGGCACTTCGACGTGGACCTTACCAAACCGCCGCCAGGCCGAGATCCCGGTCACCCGGACGCCGTCGGTGGAAGGTACAGCGTCccgcctcctccgcttcctcctcccaacccctgcTCTCGGGATTCGGTTTCGCTTCCTTTTCCGCCGccaccgcctcctccccctccgggATGGAACGCCGAAATCTCCGCCCTTGCGCTCCAGACGGCCATTCCCCCCGAGGTCGACCTGACGAAGCCTCCTCCAAGGTGGACCCTGCCTGGGACGGCCGCCGCGCCCCTTGGTGAGAATCCGGAGGGCGAAGGCCTTGGCGCAGGAGACGAGAGTCCTGTATAA
- the LOC125031855 gene encoding actin cytoskeleton-regulatory complex protein PAN1-like isoform X1, with translation MEKKNRRGCMEYIENNNILCKIKIVEPLMQETIMSHGEEKQPPRIRDLDISEERVKELCKEMNDLNRRMREIGRKLNQLRMDCALLTIEQATLCDPVTRDALSLAFQGKTYFAYTPDQPEPSAGTPSDSHAPPPSAEPVAAVREEGGGTGEGLPKFSERCAEEGNLLDANGTGKAPGLAERRTSQPDEQHAGSSLRHFDVDLTKPPPGRDPGHPDAVGGRYSVPPPPLPPPNPCSRDSVSLPFPPPPPPPPPGWNAEISALALQTAIPPEVDLTKPPPRWTLPGTAAAPLGENPEGEGLGAGDESPV, from the exons atggagaaaaaaaacagacgtgGCTGTATGGAAtacattgaaaacaataatattctgTGTAAAATAAAG atagtcgAACCGTTGATGCAAGAGACGATCATGTCACACGGAGAAGAAAAGCAACCTCCTCGTATTAGGGACCTGGATATCAGCGAAGAGAGGGTAAAAGAACTTTGCAAAGAGATGAATGATTTGAACAGAAGGATGAGAGAAATCGGAAGAAAGCTCAACCAACTGAGAA TGGACTGTGCCCTTTTGACAATAGAGCAAGCCACCCTCTGCGACCCCGTGACGCGCGACGCCCTCTCCCTGGCCTTCCAGGGAAAGACATACTTCGCATACACTCCCGACCAGCCGGAGCCGTCGGCTGGGACGCCCAGCGattctcatgctcctcctccatcCGCGGAGCCTGTAGCCGCAGTtcgcgaagaaggaggagggacaggagagggatTGCCCAAGTTTTCTGAGAGGTGCGCAGAGGAAGGAAATCTGCTCGATGCGAACGGGACCGGCAAGGCTCCCGGATTGGCTGAACGGAGGACTTCCCAGCCGGACGAGCAGCACGCCGGCAGTTCCCTCCGGCACTTCGACGTGGACCTTACCAAACCGCCGCCAGGCCGAGATCCCGGTCACCCGGACGCCGTCGGTGGAAGGTACAGCGTCccgcctcctccgcttcctcctcccaacccctgcTCTCGGGATTCGGTTTCGCTTCCTTTTCCGCCGccaccgcctcctccccctccgggATGGAACGCCGAAATCTCCGCCCTTGCGCTCCAGACGGCCATTCCCCCCGAGGTCGACCTGACGAAGCCTCCTCCAAGGTGGACCCTGCCTGGGACGGCCGCCGCGCCCCTTGGTGAGAATCCGGAGGGCGAAGGCCTTGGCGCAGGAGACGAGAGTCCTGTATAA